The following are encoded together in the Streptomyces sp. NBC_00341 genome:
- the ald gene encoding alanine dehydrogenase produces the protein MKVGIPREVKNNEFRVAITPAGVHELVRHGHQVVVEESAGAGSSITDEEYVAAGARILPTADEVWATADLLLKVKEPVAEEYHRLRKGQTLFTYLHLAASRACTDALLESGTTAIAYETVETANRALPLLAPMSEVAGRLAPQVGAYHLMRSVGGRGVLPGGVPGTAAGRAVIIGGGVSGWNATQIAVGLGFHVTLLDKDINKLREADRIFGTKVQTVVSNAFELEKAVVEADLVVGAVLIPGAKAPKLVTNELVAKMKPGSVLVDIAIDQGGCFEDSHPTTHAEPTFMVHDSVFYCVANMPGAVPNTSTYALTNATLPYIVELANRGWAEALRRDAALAKGLNTHDGQVVYREVAEAHGLDHVELSTLLG, from the coding sequence GTGAAGGTCGGCATCCCCCGCGAAGTCAAGAACAACGAGTTCCGCGTGGCGATCACGCCTGCCGGTGTGCACGAGCTCGTCCGCCACGGCCACCAGGTCGTCGTCGAGGAGAGCGCCGGCGCCGGCTCGTCCATCACGGACGAGGAGTACGTCGCGGCCGGGGCGCGGATCCTGCCCACCGCCGACGAGGTCTGGGCCACCGCCGACCTGCTGCTGAAGGTCAAGGAGCCGGTCGCGGAGGAGTACCACCGCCTTCGCAAGGGTCAGACCCTCTTCACCTATCTCCACCTCGCCGCCTCCCGCGCCTGCACGGACGCGCTGCTGGAGTCCGGCACCACCGCCATCGCGTACGAGACCGTCGAGACCGCGAACCGCGCGCTGCCGCTGCTCGCCCCGATGTCCGAGGTCGCGGGCCGGCTGGCCCCGCAGGTCGGCGCGTACCACCTGATGCGCTCGGTCGGCGGCCGCGGTGTGCTGCCCGGCGGCGTCCCGGGTACGGCGGCCGGGCGGGCCGTCATCATCGGCGGCGGCGTCTCCGGCTGGAACGCCACCCAGATCGCCGTCGGTCTCGGCTTCCACGTCACGCTGCTCGACAAGGACATCAACAAGCTCCGCGAGGCCGACCGGATCTTCGGCACCAAGGTGCAGACGGTCGTCTCCAACGCCTTCGAGCTGGAGAAGGCCGTCGTCGAGGCGGACCTCGTCGTCGGCGCCGTACTCATCCCCGGCGCGAAGGCCCCGAAGCTGGTCACCAACGAGCTCGTCGCCAAGATGAAGCCCGGAAGTGTACTTGTCGACATTGCAATTGATCAGGGTGGCTGCTTCGAGGACTCCCACCCGACGACGCACGCCGAGCCGACCTTCATGGTTCACGACTCGGTCTTCTACTGCGTCGCCAACATGCCCGGCGCGGTGCCGAACACCTCCACGTACGCCCTCACCAACGCGACGCTTCCCTACATCGTGGAGCTCGCGAACCGGGGCTGGGCCGAGGCGCTGCGCCGTGACGCCGCACTCGCCAAGGGGCTCAACACCCATGACGGGCAGGTCGTTTACCGTGAGGTGGCGGAGGCGCACGGCCTCGACCACGTCGAACTGAGCACGCTTCTCGGCTGA
- a CDS encoding NUDIX hydrolase, translating to MGFQDTPEEWPVTATETPFRGNKTSVRTDQVVMPDGSVHGRDYQVHPGSVAVLALDDAGRVLVLRQYRHPVRQKLWEIPAGLLDVPGENPLHAAQRELYEEAYVKAEDWRVLTDVYTTPGGCDEAVRIFLARNISEADGERFEVAEEEADMELARVPLQDLVRGVLAGDLHNSCLVVGVLSLAAALAGDGVESLRPAEAPWPARPFEA from the coding sequence ATGGGTTTCCAGGACACGCCCGAGGAATGGCCGGTCACCGCGACCGAGACGCCGTTCCGGGGCAACAAGACCAGCGTCCGCACCGACCAGGTGGTGATGCCCGACGGATCCGTCCACGGCCGCGACTACCAGGTGCACCCCGGCTCGGTCGCCGTGCTCGCACTCGACGACGCGGGCCGCGTCCTGGTGCTGCGCCAGTACCGCCACCCGGTGCGCCAGAAGCTGTGGGAGATCCCGGCCGGACTGCTCGACGTCCCCGGTGAGAACCCGCTGCACGCCGCGCAGCGCGAGCTGTACGAGGAGGCGTACGTCAAGGCCGAGGACTGGCGGGTGCTGACCGACGTCTACACCACGCCCGGCGGCTGCGACGAAGCCGTACGGATCTTCCTCGCCCGGAACATCTCCGAGGCGGACGGCGAGCGTTTCGAGGTCGCGGAGGAGGAGGCGGACATGGAGCTGGCCCGGGTGCCGCTCCAGGACCTCGTACGCGGTGTGCTCGCCGGGGATCTGCACAACAGCTGCCTGGTGGTGGGAGTGCTCTCGCTCGCCGCGGCGCTCGCGGGCGACGGCGTCGAATCGCTGCGGCCCGCAGAGGCGCCCTGGCCCGCCCGGCCGTTCGAGGCCTGA
- a CDS encoding tetratricopeptide repeat protein, translating to MTDQAVDTSDPAEAAGTEEPATVEPSQFFGRERELKELRADIERAGLDTMAGRKSGRARVLLIAGRPGSGRTALAGELTRRLLGTGDYPDGLLRVRLTEPGGAPVPTERAARDLLGQLDVAGPPGADEDELSEMVREALAVRRVLLLIDDVPDAEQVDPLLPDNPDCLVVATAQGPLTGIPGVRPCTIGGLEAGPAVQLLARTIGQVRITVDPRTAETLAEECGGQPAALVMVGGWLAAHPTASVADVTKQLRELPDDAEQSTGARPLARAFRLIHDSLPPTAARILRLLSLAPAGLADAHTASALAGCSVSAAQTTLDDFVRLGVLRSNGAGRPLYEVPGCLAPLLRALLEDRDRPAEIQLAQARMLERTVRLLQSCRAVTEPEGSPARRRLAGLPRSLRFPGPEAAAEWLRIRRPALLASARIAVQDGELDTLARRLVAALVRALAVHEGTEAAAPELYGLHGLVLAVAERRELPRERAAALLNLADLDAGTGRTREALARYRAALDAGRAAKDPYATGRAMESVGGAYAELGDFHRASDWYGRALAQRLTAGEKADEARLYGRLGTVHTYAGRYGEALRNWRAAAAGYRRLGDLPAQARALSEVARVQEYAGRPQESLQTCREAVQWARQAKDVRLQAALELRLADTLDRLGDPAAAGLHRGTADRLLGEGSAAYEIRSPATEN from the coding sequence GTGACGGATCAGGCGGTGGACACCAGCGACCCGGCCGAGGCTGCGGGGACCGAGGAGCCGGCCACCGTCGAGCCATCCCAATTCTTCGGGCGCGAGCGCGAGTTGAAGGAACTCCGGGCCGACATCGAACGGGCCGGACTGGACACCATGGCCGGTCGCAAGAGCGGCCGGGCCCGGGTCCTGCTGATCGCCGGCCGCCCCGGCTCCGGCCGCACCGCGCTGGCCGGCGAGCTCACCCGGCGACTGCTCGGCACCGGCGACTATCCCGACGGCCTGCTCCGCGTCCGGCTCACCGAACCCGGCGGTGCCCCGGTCCCCACCGAGCGCGCCGCCCGGGACCTCCTCGGCCAGCTCGACGTGGCGGGGCCGCCCGGCGCGGACGAGGACGAGCTGTCCGAGATGGTGCGCGAGGCCCTCGCCGTACGCCGGGTCCTGTTGCTGATCGACGACGTGCCGGACGCCGAACAGGTCGACCCGCTGCTCCCGGACAACCCGGACTGCCTGGTCGTCGCCACCGCACAGGGCCCGCTGACCGGCATCCCCGGCGTCCGGCCCTGCACCATCGGCGGATTGGAGGCGGGCCCCGCGGTCCAGCTGCTCGCCCGCACCATCGGGCAGGTCCGCATCACCGTCGACCCGCGGACCGCCGAGACCCTGGCCGAGGAGTGCGGCGGCCAGCCCGCCGCACTCGTGATGGTCGGGGGCTGGCTGGCCGCGCACCCCACGGCCTCGGTGGCCGACGTCACCAAGCAGCTGCGGGAACTGCCGGACGACGCCGAACAGTCCACCGGCGCCCGTCCGCTGGCCCGCGCCTTCCGGCTGATCCACGACTCGCTGCCGCCGACCGCCGCCCGGATACTGCGACTGCTCTCGCTGGCCCCCGCCGGACTCGCCGACGCCCACACCGCGTCCGCGCTGGCCGGCTGCTCCGTCTCGGCCGCCCAGACCACGCTCGACGACTTCGTGCGCCTCGGCGTGCTGCGGAGCAACGGGGCGGGCCGGCCGCTGTACGAGGTGCCCGGCTGCCTTGCCCCGCTGCTGCGGGCGCTGCTGGAGGACCGGGACCGCCCGGCCGAGATCCAGCTCGCGCAGGCGAGGATGCTGGAGCGGACCGTGCGCCTGCTCCAGTCCTGCCGCGCGGTCACCGAACCCGAGGGCTCCCCGGCCCGGCGCAGGCTCGCCGGGCTGCCGCGCTCCCTGCGCTTCCCCGGCCCCGAGGCCGCCGCCGAATGGCTGCGGATCCGCCGCCCGGCCCTGCTCGCCTCCGCCCGGATCGCCGTGCAGGACGGCGAACTCGACACGCTCGCAAGGCGGTTGGTGGCCGCACTGGTGCGGGCGCTGGCGGTGCACGAGGGTACGGAGGCGGCCGCGCCCGAGCTGTACGGACTGCACGGTCTGGTACTGGCCGTCGCGGAGCGGCGCGAGCTGCCGCGCGAGCGGGCCGCCGCCCTGCTCAACCTCGCGGACCTGGACGCCGGGACCGGCCGGACCCGGGAGGCGCTGGCCCGCTACCGGGCCGCGCTGGATGCCGGACGGGCCGCGAAGGACCCGTACGCCACCGGGCGGGCGATGGAATCCGTGGGCGGCGCCTACGCGGAGCTGGGCGACTTCCACCGGGCCTCCGACTGGTACGGCCGGGCGCTCGCGCAGCGGCTCACCGCGGGGGAGAAGGCCGACGAGGCACGGCTCTACGGGCGCCTGGGCACGGTCCACACCTACGCCGGGCGGTACGGCGAGGCGCTGCGGAACTGGCGCGCCGCGGCGGCCGGCTACCGCAGGCTCGGTGACCTGCCCGCCCAGGCGCGGGCGCTCAGCGAGGTCGCCCGGGTCCAGGAGTACGCGGGCCGTCCGCAGGAGTCGCTGCAGACCTGCCGGGAGGCCGTGCAGTGGGCGCGGCAGGCCAAGGACGTACGGCTGCAGGCCGCCCTTGAGCTGCGGCTGGCCGACACGCTGGACCGGCTCGGTGACCCCGCAGCCGCGGGGCTGCACCGGGGTACAGCCGACAGATTGCTGGGTGAGGGGAGCGCAGCCTACGAAATCCGTAGTCCGGCGACGGAAAATTAA